Within the Scleropages formosus chromosome 8, fSclFor1.1, whole genome shotgun sequence genome, the region GGTTCCCATGTCATCCTGACCTGCCCTGGGGCGAAACCTGAGCATGCAGTGGCTTGGGACTGGGGTCAGGTCGGTCTGTACCGCTCACGGTATATGGAGGGGGTTGACAAGAGCATGAGAGTGTACATCGATGCTGGCAACCATCTACATTTTGACCCTGTGCACCTTGAGGACAAGGGCTCTTATTACTGCTGGCTGCAGGGGAAGGTGGCAGCTGAGATAAAGCTGGGTGTGCATTTGCACCTGGCCCTCAGGCGGCGACTCTTTGACCTCGATTCCCGTTATGCCTTAAGAGCTATTTTTATAGCCTACACGGTAttcacttgtgtttttcttgtgatTTTGCTGGCAAAGTTTGTTTGGAGATTTTACAGATTTCAtcattaaaatatgaacatcTGTAAATGTCATAGaattgtcacgcccacaccctcgagccgacgcggaacacctgggacgcggCGCAggctggggcataaaaggccgCGTCAAAGCACCAGccgatgcggaaccttgttcagccttgttgttagcGATCTCCTAGCCTCTTGCTCCACTCCCTCCTGTTCCCtgacgccttccccgatcccgtcccttgctCCTACGTTTCTGTACCTTCCTTTGATCGTCgaccttttggattctccttgtaacgACGTTCGCTCCTCAAAGACCGATTGCCTGTCCCTTGACCtccgctcttggatttccctgaataaaccacGAATTCCGCTCTGcgcttgggtccgccacttccttccggaaccaaccATGACaagaatgaaaagaacaaagtaaaaatacttTTGATGTGAGTAggagaaatgacaaaaatgtctgTATGCTAATAACAGTATGATTTCGTtgtgtgatgtttgtttttaaatttccattattCTTTGTTTAGTTAATATAAGAACCCAAATATTTGCAGGAGAATTCTGTTTACTTTTGGAGACCTCGGCAGGTGTGATACAACATATCCAGATGGGTTCCCTTTTTGCACAATGCACATGCGTCAACCTGTATTTATCTAATGTGAGTCATGCTTCTCTCACAAATAAGATATTTTCTATATATCATTACAGtgtctttctccaaagagacttgcaaGTTAATAAGAGAGAGACGCGCGATccgaaaccgctcgtcccaagacGGCATATGTATGAGAGttaaaaaagagtaaaatatttttacagatgaGCTCACTTTTGTTCCATTACTATGATCTCCAAAAGTGacaaaggtaatttttttttttcatggaaataGTTCCTTCCAGCAGCAACTTGTCTTTTGTTTGCACACACTAGTTTCTTTGTTCATAAATtgatttttcctttcagttatTAAACGTTAGAGTGTTTCCGGCTTTCAAAGAATGCATGTACCATATTGGGTTCAAACTGGAGTGCAGAGGACAGTGGGAGCTTACATCCTATATTTGCGAATGGCGGATGGGTGTTGGACGGTAGGTGGTTTGATAtttctgaatttttgtttttcataagataagtacacaaataagcaaaggCTGCAATCTAAAGAGGTAAAGTATTGGCAGGCTTTTGAAACCATTTGCAAAATTAATGCCATTCAACCAGTGCATTCACAATAAAGTAGTTTTTCTAGGGCCAAAAGAACCAAGTGAAAAAAGCAATAGCAGTTTAAGCTATGCAATAACCACGTTGAACTTGTTTTGCAAACAGAAAACTCGTCAACAATGtcttaaaatgctttatttccACTACAGTTATCGAGATGTCAGTTATTACATCATTACACCCCCCATTCCAGCACTACATTGCAGTTTTTGTTGACTGAAAACTTCCAATCTCAAAATAACATCAAACTACTgcaaacaaaaatcacaaaatcataaaaattgaaataatacaataaatataacaaagctAAGTAACATTAGTGATACATCAGACTAGCTGTACTCCAACACTATAATACTGAGGACTGAATTCACATTTAAATCCctcataaaatgtattttcagtcaCTATATTACTGCTTACAAAGAGAACTAAAAATATCGGCCTAAAATGACACGTTTACAGTATTTCATGTCTATTTAAAAAACGCACTTGAGAATGGACTTTAGAGAATAAAATGCTACAGATGTTGCTTCCTGTATAGTTATTTGCAATCAGTGTAATGTATAATTGCTGCCTGTTCTGTTTTTTCGGAAACTGCCAAAAGCAATAGAATTTGCGAGAGAAGGGTCACGACATTCTCAAGGGACATGAGTTATGAAAGGCAAATCCAGGCTGACAGCTCCCTGACGAAGACACTGACAAACCTTTAGATTCATTTGAAATTCATGCGGTGGTTTACTGTCACGAGTTGGTCATTTACTGCTGTCTCCTTGCTTTACTCATCCTTAAATGTTACTAACGTTGGCAGTATCAAAATGTCTGTATACTGGAAAATCTGATGCTTGACcatggaggagaagaaaaaccaAATTATATGCAGACACAAGGACAGATTCCGATGACAGACCCAAGACTTAGATGGACCAGTTCAGCTCAGATCCAATACAACTGCAATAACATTTATTCCTGTAAAGCGTATGGGTTTCGGTCGAATTTAGTAATAAAATCTGTATAATTGTTTAACCGATTGACTTACATGCGGGTGTGGAACATTATCATCATTCACTTGTTTGAGGAAAATAATTAGAGGAAGAGATGGCTTATAAAAAATTTGGCAATTAGCTAAAATATTGAGTTGCTTACCTTCGTGTGGTAGATGCCTGATACACACATACGCAACAAAATACCTAAAAATAAGTAGTAATACACATTGGGGCACTCATTCATATCCAAACCCAAATTTCTAGCATGTATACTAAAATAATCAACCTCAAGGGCCCATTGCTTATGAATGCTGAGCGCTTGTGTCCAGATGCACAAAGgagtcattcattcatccattgatTCATTGccagtaaccacttgtctagCTCAAGAGTTCTGGCAACACGGGGAACACACGGCACAAGGCAGGACACACTccggacagaacgccagtcttATTGTAGTGCAATCACCCACACCGATTCATTCGCACATGCATACACTATGGGCAAAATCACCATGTACTGATTCAATATACAATAAACCTGTTGTTACAGTTCAGACACTGGCCTAACAGAAGGGATGTGTTCCCCTTGATAAGTCTAATTTGTCCTCCCTggtatttgtgtataactctATTGCGAATACTATTGCTCATATTTTTTGGTCCCCCAATAAGTTCTTATACCATGGTAAAGATATAGCAATTTCTATGCTTTTTATATAAAGTTAACAAGAAATAACTCCAGAATAAAGAATCTGTACAAAAGTACACCCGTCTCTTTTGCACACTGAACCTCGACAAAGTGGGATTGCTCTTGTTGGATGCAGCTATTTCACCAAGGAGAAGAGGTCTTTTGGTTGTTCTTGACTGGTTGGTCCAACTTCTCTGTCCTCCTTACTCAAATACAATCTGTGAGCTGTGGTCTAAAAGACCCAACTGACTGGTACCCACTGAGGCTGCGACCCCAGTTTCTCAAGTGACCTCTTTAAGGCCCGGAAGGCTCCATCCATGTTGTCGTTGACGATGGTGAGGTCAAAGTAATGGGTATAGGCTTGCTTAATCCTTCTGCTCTCTTCTACTGTCCTCTTAAGCTCACTGTCCTGCAGGGGGAAGGAGATCTCGTCAAATTATTACCGtattaaaacaagcaaaatggAATGGAAGAAATATCCaattaaacatgacaaaaaataacaataaatgttaaatatcttTCATTTACATGCTTTGTCAGATCATGGCATATTCTATCTTTGTTTACCGTCAGCTGCTTAGTGACAACTCCTGCTTCCATGGCGTTTTTATTCATGGCCTTCAGAACTTCAAAGCTGGGAGTCTCAATGAAGACCACAAAAGGTAGAAATTCTGATGTTCGGAGAACTTTGAGTGCCTGCGGTAAAGATGGTGAGGCTTTATGCAGACAATATTGAAAACTTCACTGAAATACAGTATCTAGAAGGATGCTCTTTGCACagaaatgcattacattaaatgCATTACAATGGCATTAAGTATATCGATGATATTTTCATATACTGGAAGATTCTAATCATGGTTTCAAGTTCCAAACACAGTAGAACCACTAATGTTTCATTcttattcatgcattttactgacacttttctccaaagtaacctaCAAGGTTTGCTATGTGTAGTTCCATACAGTTGTTATAGTAATTTACACAGCTTTgtgatttttgctgtatcagttcagtgtaactACCTTGTCTAAGGGTACTGCAGTTTGGGGTTTGAAACCCGTGAATGGATGATGACGGCTCTAACCTCCACACTACCTCAGCAACATAGTTAACCCACTTCAGTGCTTTGTGGGtgtcctccgggtgctctggtttcctcccacactccaaagacatgctgttcaggttcccccatagcatatgagtgacagagagagagagtgtgtgttccactgatgtatggatgagtgacccagtgtaagtagtgtatctagcagtgtaagtcaccacggtgaataaggtatgtgggctcataactctacatagagttcattggaagtcgctttggagaaaagcgtctgctaaatacataaatgtaaatgtaaactatttgGCTGTTACAGGAGATGATGTAACcttgaaagaaatgtaattcttCAAAAATATGGATAACGGAGGTTACTTTGGTCGGGTTAATGGAATGATGGATTGAAAAAGTGTCTCTAACCTGGGGGTTTACATCCAGGATGCACATCTTGCCAGCATCTACCACTTCATGGATTGAATTAATCTTGGTGCCATACAAGTTTCCATCATATTCCCCATGCTCCAGGTATCGTCCGTTCTTGATGTCTGACTCCATCTCGCCGCGAGTCACGAAACGATACAACTGCGCATTCTTTTCGCTTGCCTTGGGCTTCCTAGAGGTGTCTGGAGAGGAGCACAAGAACGACAGGAATTGAGACAAAATTGTGAGTAATGACAAAGATCTGCATTCATTCAACATGATGTTTACAATCAGAAGATAAATTGGGCCCCATACAGTGATTTCTTAATATGATAAAGTGCTATTATCTGTTGCCGTTTCAGTTTCTGACTGTACTATGTGCCACGACGATGTCgctttattactttatatatCAGTTTGAGAGAAGTAAGGTCAATTTAGAATGCAGCAATATGCCAGCTATAATGGTGATGTTTAAAATGTGCACTTTTCCAATCATAGACACAATACCACTATTTTCTTAGAATTAACTAGAAGTAGTCTGGTCAGGCGTACTGACATATCATAACAAATCAGAACGTAGCTCGATGTACCGTATTCCCATTCCCATTCAGTGTTGTTAATGGAAGACACTGAAATACTAAAATAACTAGATTAGAGCAGAGAAAATAGGGAATTTTCATTAAGCAATATGATGTGATGCAGCGATGGCCACCGATCAGCAGCCTCGGTTTTCTCACAGGGGATGGTGGTCCCATAGCGCTGAGGGTCCGACACGAGAAGCCTGTTCTTCAGAGTGCGTCGGCCCACCCCCTGAGCCCCGATCAGTATCAAAGTCTTGCGTCGGAACGGGGGGATTTTTGCCACCTCTTCATAGATCATCAGCTCATGGCGATCAAACTCTTAGAGAAGAAAGATGTCACAGGCATCGGTTTTTACTGCgcacataaaaatgtacaacttaATCTGAGGGAGGAGAGCAAACTATACTTTGACAAGTTTCAgtatcatttaaattaattgtcGACCCatcatttttaattcagaaaCACATGCTCGCATACACACCACTTGATGCATATCACTTTATAACCCATACATGTGAGCTGCATTATTATAAACAATTTCATTTTCCacatccatttttttatttattgatacaCCAGTGAGTTTATAGTTTGCAAGAAATAAAGTCCTTTCTGTAACACTAAAAAAAGTCCAACCTGCGTTTTTCGTTGTCAGGTAcatcaccttcttcttctttttcccccccattccACCACAGAGAGAGCCTGTGAAAAGCCCAGGGGTGCAACGATATGTCCttttaaccaaaaataaaagtaacaacACCTACTGCATAACACAAAGCCTCCAAGTGCGCACAAATAGGAGCTTGTAGCTACGGAAAAAAACGTTTATCCAAAAGAGTTTGTctgattttatttgatgttgATCCTAGGAACAATGAATATTTGAATTTAtagatatattattatattgcagCTGTACATTATTATGTAACCCCCCCCCATCAAAGTCTTACAGTACCTGCAGATGCCAGCTCCATATCCTTCTTTACAAATGCTTTCCtcttttcctccaggagctgGCTGGGAATGAGGCCTGCGTTCCCACCCTCGACATGGCGTGCCTGTTCCAGGCAAGAGACTGAGCCAAAAGCATCTCCAAAAGTAATCGCTCTCATCCGAGCGTCATACGGTAAGGTCGGTCATTTTTGTCCTTCGTCACAGATTGGCCACATTATGACACATGTTCGCAATAACTGCAATTCTACCAGGTAAATTTAGTATTGAACCACACGTACATTATTGGCCAGTGTCAAGATTTTCCTTTGGAATTACACTCAGTCACACGCCACATATGTAGAGGACAGAGACTTGGGACTTTGGACTCATATAACTAACCTGCCACCAGTTGATGTCTTCCTGGTTAACAATCTGCAGAATATCTTTATTTCTGAACTTAAGCCCTGCCTCTTTGCAGGGGATCAGGCTGTCATGGGCAGGATCATAGTCAAAGTGACACTTGACAAACACctacaaatggaaaaagaaagaaggtaGCAGGGCCCGCGGTTTAATGATTATcccaaaaaaaaggttttgtgaAAGTATAAAAgccattattttattacaattcCTAAACGAGAGATTACAACATTATTGCCTTACGGGGGGTGAACTTAAATTCAGAGTAAGGTGCACCTGGAAGACATATTACACCCAGCCCTCGCATATCTCCTGTAAACACTCGGAAGTAAAATCTGTGTTTCCCAGTGAATATATGGGTTGATGGCACTGCTTCTGACTTACCTGACGTGGTGGCTGTGGCTCCTGGTAGCTTGGCAGCACTTTAAGCACGACGTTCCCGCTGGCCTCCTGCAGCATTTCTTGCAGCGCCTTTGGGTCGTCACCCACCTCCTTCCCGTTGACCTCCTTGATAACGTCACCGACGTGCAGCAGGCCCTGCTGGTCCACTATCCCACCGTGCAAGATTCTTGCGATCACCAGATCGCTATTTTCCACTCGGAATGTCAGACCCTGTCCAGGAAAGCAAATGCATGACCTGAGCCCGCTTTCTTGCTCATGCATTTTCTCCAGTCATTCAGTGAACACTCATTCTGCTGACCAACTGCTAACTCAGGATGTCCTGTTTTGCAGGACAGTCACATACATTATATGTCTAGTTGTACATAATAGTAAGACAAAAATGAGTGTTCCTTAAAATGGGATAATACCGTGGTCTTACCAGGTGCTCCCCAGACACTTTGCGAATGCCCACCATTCTGATAGCATCAGATGGCATTATTGGGCAGTTCTGATTGGCATCCATGAAAACACAGGGGCTGGCTGGGGGGCTTTCATAGCTTTTGGAGGCGACCAAATCATGCGTTTCCAGAAGAGACTGTGAACAAATCACAACTTATAGTCAACGGGCGGAACAGAAGCAGACCGTGAGCTTTGTACAACGTACGAGCGGTACAAAATTTCACTTAACGCATGTTTGTGAGTATTGAAACTGATCTGTTGTGTGGATGGGTAGATACCTGTAGTGGATGTAATGCAatggcatcagctaaatgcaaattattatttttattatcgcGGCAGGTTTGACCAGTCCCCActgtgtagcgggtctggggttctagccctgcttggggtgccttgagacggacttgcgtcccgtcctgggtgtgtcccctcccccttcagccttgcgccctgtgttgccgggttagtctccggcttgccgcaaccccgctcgggacaagaggttgttggcaatggatggatattatttttattattattattacaataataatacaggTATATCTTATTTCTGCATGAAGGTGCTCTAATTTTCACGTAAATCAGTCACACATATGCTGCACCGTATTTTCCCGCTGTATTTTCACACGTGTAGCTTCTTGCTGCACTCCAAAGTCCAGTCACCTGGAAGTGGGGCTCCTTCAATATGCTGAACAGCTCATCAGCCACCTTGCTCTGCTCTGTGAACAGCTCCAGGTCCCTCAGAATGTCCTGCAGGAGCTCCACGCTATTGCCCCGCACCGCCTCCAGCTTGTTCTCCTCCGGGCTCTCGCTCGCCTGTCAGGTCCACAGACAGATGTGTTCACCATACCAATGTATATGACACATACCAAAAATGGTTAAGGCTCCTTTGCGTCATGCACCGATGCCAGTTTTTTAAGCACGTAATAGTGTTACTTGACTAATGATGAATGTACAAAGGGATGGACTATAAAATTTGTGCTATTTTTTCTGATGGATGACTGACTCTTGAATCCAGTCAACGGAGCTACACAACTCAACAGGAACAGGGTCAACTGATGCCACATAATAAACTTCAAACTCTGCCATTAACAGATCAACTGACCATGTTTACGAATCATTCTTTTTCACTGACATAGGTGTGTTCTGCAGAAGACGGTTCCATGTTCGGAAAAACTATCTACATTTCATACAAGCTGGAATTCAACAGAGGTCTATTTCTCATTaccatacagggaacgaacttgaaagaaaaaaaaaaaaaacaactcattAATCACCGATGTTATTATATCTTGTAAACTGTTACGGAAGGCAGCTGAGTGGTATAAATTTTATGATGCATAATATGTGTGAGAGCTGCGGAGCTTGCGATGTCTAAAATCGACTCCTGCTACGTTCTACAGAGGAAGGGTGACTTACTGCCGGGCTCTCTATTATGCCCTTGAGGAAGATCAGGTCAAGATCATTTGCAGTGGTGGAGCACGGGCTGTCGCTCAACGTGTCCATAGCCTGCTGCACAGCTGCAAAGACAAGACGGACGACTGGTTATAGGAAATCTCACCTACCGGAGGACCTTACAGAGCAGCTTGGTGATGGCATGACTGTTGAGATCCCCCACCACACAAAGGAAAGGAACCATGCTGGTTCTCCAAGGAAACACGCTGCCGGATTACTGCCTGCTCTTTTCATTAGCAAAATCCCAGAAACCTTACTTGAGTCTCTTTACTATGTCTGTTTGTCATAGTAGGAGTGCTTTGCAGGATATTCAGAACATGAGACTGTTTTAAACTCTGGAAATATAATATATCAAGTCCATATGTGCATTAATCAATGAAAATATCTAGTGTGGGCAAATCaacagaaaagtgtcaactgtTTATAGAAAATTCATATCACCACATCCATAACGTTCTTCAAATGTCACCAAGACCTGTTCCTGATTGGGTGACACGCTTAAGGCAAATTCCTTTTTATAATTCTATGTCACGCTGCatgaaatgtaagaaattaaAGCTGGACAGCCAGCAGTCAAAACAGAGACAAGCCTTGGGAAAACTGTCGATGTAATGACTCTGAAAATACCATTTGACAGCTGGGCAGAACCCATCCATTTGGCTGAGCAGAGcccattcaaaattaaaatgaaaacttttctaCAACACATCCCGAGAGAGAAATCAGAGGGAAATATGAGGTACCCGACTAAAAATTCCAAGTAACATCAGGGTCAAGAACATGAACTTGCAGTCTAAAGGCTGCTTGCTCAAGCGTAGAACTTTCTCAGAACTCACCCCAAACACGCAGTTTCTGTCTTTATTCAACACTGCCAAATACCTGCCTTCTGCAGCGTAGTACGTGACAAGAGTCGGAAATAAAACGACGCTGAAAACCGCAGCTGAGTAGAGCACACTGCTTTTGTGTGCCAGAAAGACAAGCATCTCGGAAACTGCGGGTGGCAGCGGCATCCGGCAGAAGAACAAACACCTGGTGCCAGCTTGGGAGCTGAAGGAGGACGTGTACTCTGGACTGTAACCTCACGAGCTGGCGGTGAAGTCTGACAAAAGTGTTTTGAGCTGGAAAAGATTAGTTACCTCCATCAGGAGCTGGCAGGGGCCTAACAGCTGCCATATGAGCTAATTCTCCAAGCAGGACACCATCGTTGAAGCTCAGTGAGTCCTACGCCAGCTCCAGGTTCTCTTCGACCCAGGCTGCCAGATCTACCCACATCCTTTTGTCTCCTGGGGCCATCTGATAAGGAAAGAGGCAATACCACTCAGCCCTGAGAGATCCAAGTTCTGCCTCACTCTGCGAATCCAATCCCGTCTCCTTCGGGATTTGGTGCCAGCTCAGCCTCCGACTCACCCTAAGGCCAGCGCAACACCTCTTGTCACTCCTCTCAGCTCCACCTCTGCCTACTGGGACAGCGAGGAAAGAAGTTCGTGGCCCCTCCACAGATCCGGCCTTTTATTTGCCCTCGTGTGGACCAGCTGGATACAGCTGGGTGGAGCTGAAGTCAAATGAAGCTGATCGGTTGCTTCTTAAAGGGCTGTTTGCAGGTGCCAACGCTATTTTTTTGACAGACGtctgcatgaaaaaaattatggatAAGCAAAAAGCAGCAGCCATTATTCAAGACCTCAGAAATGGATAAATCCCAAGCAAAATACAGCTCAAGATGCCATTTAAAAATACTACTTGTCATCAGCGAAAGGAGCACAGCCAAGGAAATATCATGGTTTGCTCAATTTCTGAGCACGTATAAAGAGAGTGATACTGgcaattttaaaagatttatgGCCTCGGCTGAGGTCACGCATTCTTTTTCTGATGCCTGAACGATTCCGACGGCAAACTTGACTGTCTGGAGAAGGTTTTTTgggcagcttgtagtgtagcggttagcgctactgcctttagatccacaggtcacaggtttaagtctcccctccagctgtgatacccttgagcaaagtacttaccctaaacttactccagtaaaaattacccagctgtataaatcggtaaatagttgaaagtcactttggagaaaagcatcagctaaatgaagtaatgtaatgtaaacctgTAGATAAACAAATGTCCACCAAGGAGGTGAAAGCCCCCTTTTTCTTCTTAACTCACTGCCACGTTCTGTTTGGTTGTATGTGTAAAATCTTACTGTATTGCTGCcgggacatgggttcgatccccgctcagtctgtgtggagtttgcacattctccccatgtctgcatggtttcctcccacactccagtgacatgctgttcaggttcagccatagtgtgtgagtgacagagagagagtgtgtgtgttccactgatgtatggatgagttgacccagtgtaagtagtgtatctagcagtgtaagtctttgagtgctctggtttcctcccacactgcaaagacatgcttttcaggttcccccgtagtgtgtgagtgacagagtgtgtgtgttccgctgatgtatggatgagtgacccagtgtaagtagtgtatctagcagtgtaagtcaccacggtgaataaggtgtgtgggctcgtaacactacatagcgttcctttggagaaaagcttctgctaaatggcATAACgtataaaataaaacttacaTCTCAAGGTCATATATGTTTGTAATTAcagcaaatttttcttttgtgttataGGAAGTATTCTTTCTTACAAGTACTTCTATTGTGTAATTACATTGAAATGATTGGAAACTGTACACCCCATGACATTTATAACCAACAGCACTTTAACAACAGGTCCCAAAGTCACATTGACTCACATTGTAAGAATATACCATATACCATAGAGTGACGGATAAGACCGCAGTTATGTTACACAAGCATATGGTTCTggaaacagagggtgccactcaccagAATCTGAGTTCACAGAGGCCACGGGCATGTCAAGGACGTTGGCTTCGCAAAATCAGCTGTAATCTTGCCAAGGCTAAAAGGACACCGGTTAgataaaaaagtttaaagcaGAGGATCAAACGTAAGGAACATTTCAAACAGGGCAATGAGAGAAAATGGAGCAAAATCAATGCTGAATGCTGCAGCTCAAATgagtacatttctgaaaattgtTCACAAAATTGGTGTCGGTATGTGAATTTCAGTGATACGCATAATATGCAGGAAAACGTGATCTGGCAATGCATTTAATGggttttgtattattattattattattattattattattattaaaatctgAAATCCTCAGGACTCTGGTGCTGGCATTCAGGCCTATCAAGGGAATGGAACCATCCTACTTACAGAACTTCAAACCCCTCATCCCATCAAAGTCACTATGTTATGTACCATACAGCCGCCTGACTGTCCCCTGTTGAAAGGGCtgcaaatcaaaatcaaaatgtcTATTTTGAGCCCTAACTCCTCTCTGGTAGAGCGCCTTTCACATGTCACACAGGGCTGGAATCTCTTTTCCAGGAAATATTCAGGACTCAGATTTACAGAAAGAACTGCTGAAAGCTTCCTGCCAATTTATACTCCGTATGTTTGCTTTAGTGCATTTTCCATTCCCTTGGAATActctaaattaaattaaatactttgCTGAATTGTCTGTACAAACCCTACTCAGTGCTGTTTTTCTATTCAAGTTATTGAATAAATTCTTAATTATTAAGCATCTGCTAATGCAGacataaatgtatttgcattgttgttattgttttttattattcttgttacaatttcttcattatttgttattcattcagcatttttttaaatctttataaatattattattgtttatgttTTAAACTATACAGTCAACCTTCATGCTTGTTAGgtaaaagcatatgctaaaacataaatgtaaacatctatgtgcattttttttatttgaaattattttgtgtaCATTAACTGTACGCAAAATGCCCGTAATCACATTTAGGCAACACATCTGCTAGATGCGTACATGTAAAAAAGCAGGTATGTATGACTATATTGCAAGTAggtatgtattattattgtcttAAATTTTCCTTGAAAATTATTTGACGCACATcacaacatttatatttctccttatatgtattatatataactGAATATTCCCAGCCGTGGCATGACAAATTCTAGAAGGTTATCacataaatttacaaaaaaaatgggaCATATTGCTCTGCAACCCCTCAGCGAATGCAAATGAATGATGCAGGAGGCTGCAACATTTTcccttaatatttttttttctagcagaaAAAGATTAAGGGAAAAATGTTGCAGGCTCCTGAATGGCGAcactcattttttaaatttccaggGCTTTGCA harbors:
- the LOC108941696 gene encoding MAGUK p55 subfamily member 2-like isoform X1, translated to MAAVRPLPAPDGAVQQAMDTLSDSPCSTTANDLDLIFLKGIIESPAASESPEENKLEAVRGNSVELLQDILRDLELFTEQSKVADELFSILKEPHFQSLLETHDLVASKSYESPPASPCVFMDANQNCPIMPSDAIRMVGIRKVSGEHLGLTFRVENSDLVIARILHGGIVDQQGLLHVGDVIKEVNGKEVGDDPKALQEMLQEASGNVVLKVLPSYQEPQPPRQVFVKCHFDYDPAHDSLIPCKEAGLKFRNKDILQIVNQEDINWWQARHVEGGNAGLIPSQLLEEKRKAFVKKDMELASAGSLCGGMGGKKKKKVMYLTTKNAEFDRHELMIYEEVAKIPPFRRKTLILIGAQGVGRRTLKNRLLVSDPQRYGTTIPYTSRKPKASEKNAQLYRFVTRGEMESDIKNGRYLEHGEYDGNLYGTKINSIHEVVDAGKMCILDVNPQALKVLRTSEFLPFVVFIETPSFEVLKAMNKNAMEAGVVTKQLTDSELKRTVEESRRIKQAYTHYFDLTIVNDNMDGAFRALKRSLEKLGSQPQWVPVSWVF
- the LOC108941696 gene encoding MAGUK p55 subfamily member 2-like isoform X2 is translated as MPVASVNSDSAVQQAMDTLSDSPCSTTANDLDLIFLKGIIESPAASESPEENKLEAVRGNSVELLQDILRDLELFTEQSKVADELFSILKEPHFQSLLETHDLVASKSYESPPASPCVFMDANQNCPIMPSDAIRMVGIRKVSGEHLGLTFRVENSDLVIARILHGGIVDQQGLLHVGDVIKEVNGKEVGDDPKALQEMLQEASGNVVLKVLPSYQEPQPPRQVFVKCHFDYDPAHDSLIPCKEAGLKFRNKDILQIVNQEDINWWQARHVEGGNAGLIPSQLLEEKRKAFVKKDMELASAGSLCGGMGGKKKKKVMYLTTKNAEFDRHELMIYEEVAKIPPFRRKTLILIGAQGVGRRTLKNRLLVSDPQRYGTTIPYTSRKPKASEKNAQLYRFVTRGEMESDIKNGRYLEHGEYDGNLYGTKINSIHEVVDAGKMCILDVNPQALKVLRTSEFLPFVVFIETPSFEVLKAMNKNAMEAGVVTKQLTDSELKRTVEESRRIKQAYTHYFDLTIVNDNMDGAFRALKRSLEKLGSQPQWVPVSWVF